The genomic interval ACAGAAGTTATGCCAGGTAAATGCGTAGAGTGTGCTGGCGGCTTCATTGAACTTGTAATCATCAAGCGCGCTGTTGGTCTGACGACTCGCCTCTTCCAGTCGCGTCAGGATCCAACGATCGGCATCGGAAAGTTCATGAGCGTTGAGGTCAATGTCGGAGGGGTCAAAACCTTCCAGGTTCATCAAGGTAAAGCGACTGGCATTCCAGAGTTTGTTACAGAAGTTGCGATAGCCACCGATACGATCAGTGGAGAGCTTGACGTCACGCCCCATGGCAGCAAATGAGGTCAGGGTGAAGCGGAAAGCATCGGCGCCAAACTCATCGACAATATGCAAGGGATCGATAACGTTGCCCTTACTCTTGCTCATCTTCTGTCCCTGAGCATCACGCACCAGGGCATGGATATAGACATCCTTGAAGGGAACCTGGCCCATGAACTTGTGACCCATCATCATCATGCGGGCAACCCAGAAGAAGAGGATGTCAAAGCCTGTAACCAGACAGGAGGTCGGGTAGAACTTGTTGAGCGTCTCGGTCTGCTCGGGCCAACCCATGGTCGAGAAAGGCCAGAGAGCGGAAGAGAACCAGGTATCCAGAACATCTGTATCCTGACGGATATCGGTACTGCCGCAATGAGCACAGACCGTCGCATCTTCGCGGGTGACGGTCAACTCTTCGCAGGCATCGCAGTACCAGACCGGGATACGGTGCCCCCACCAGATCTGGCGACTGACACACCAATCCTGCAGGTTGAACATCCACTCGAAATAGGTTTTCTCCCATTGTTGTGGAATAATCCGGGTATCGCCCTGCTGTACCGCCTTGATCGCTTCTTCAGCCAGTGGACCGACCTTGACGTACCATTGTAAAGACAGGTAAGGCTCTATAACGGTTTTACAGCGGTAACATTCACCAACAGAGTTGGAATAGTCATCAATCTTCTCGAGCAGATCCAGGTTTTCCAGATCGGCGACTACGTTGGCACGCGCCTCGTAACGTTCCTGCCCTTGGTAGAGACCGCCATTTTCGTTAATAACACCCGATTCATCAAGAATGTTGATCTGCGCCAGGTCGTGACGCTTGCCAAGCTCGAAGTCGTTGAAATCGTGAGCCGGGGTAATCTTCACCGCGCCGCTGCCAAAATCCTTGTCCACATAATCATCGGCAACAATAGGGATCTCACGATTCATCAGCGGTAGGAGCACTTTTTTGCCGATCAGGTCCTGATAGCGCTCATCTTCCGGATGCACCGCAACAGCGGCATCACCGAGCATTGTCTCCGGACGGGTCGTCGCGACCACCAGATGACGGTCGGTACCTAGCACCGGGTAGCGCAAATGCCAGAGATGACCCTTCTTGTCTTCGTGCTCTACTTCGAGATCGGACAAGGCAGTGTGACATCGGGGACACCAGTTGATCAGGCGATTAGCCCGGTAGATCAGGTCATCTTCATACAGCCGAACAAAAACTTCACGAACGGCCGTAGAGAGACCTTCGTCCATGGTAAAACGCTCGCGCCCCCAATCACAGGAAGCTCCCAATCGTTTCAGCTGCTCAATGATCTGGCCTCCAGACTCTTCACGCCACTTCCAGACCCGGTCGATAAACTCTTCTCGACCGATCGCATGACGATCAAGGCCTTCGATAGCGAGCTGTCTCTCAACCACATTCTGGGTTGCGATACCGGCGTGATCGGTGCCCGGCATCCAGAGGACCTCGTAGCCACACATTCGCTTCCAGCGAGCCAGAATATCCTGCAACGTATTGTTAAGAGCGTGCCCCATATGCAACACACCGGTCACGTTCGGCGGCGGAATTACGATTGAGTAATGAGGCTTTGCAGATTTCTCGTCAGCACAAAAGCGGCCATCGTCTTCCCACTTTTTGTACCACTTGCGTTCAACATCATGCGGCTCGTAGCCTTTGTTCAACTTCTCTTCCATCAGTGTCGCATCCTTCCAACATGGCGAATTCGGCGTTTTTCTCTGCAGCCGACAAAAGGAAATGGGGATTTTAGCAATCCC from Deltaproteobacteria bacterium IMCC39524 carries:
- a CDS encoding valine--tRNA ligase, giving the protein MMEEKLNKGYEPHDVERKWYKKWEDDGRFCADEKSAKPHYSIVIPPPNVTGVLHMGHALNNTLQDILARWKRMCGYEVLWMPGTDHAGIATQNVVERQLAIEGLDRHAIGREEFIDRVWKWREESGGQIIEQLKRLGASCDWGRERFTMDEGLSTAVREVFVRLYEDDLIYRANRLINWCPRCHTALSDLEVEHEDKKGHLWHLRYPVLGTDRHLVVATTRPETMLGDAAVAVHPEDERYQDLIGKKVLLPLMNREIPIVADDYVDKDFGSGAVKITPAHDFNDFELGKRHDLAQINILDESGVINENGGLYQGQERYEARANVVADLENLDLLEKIDDYSNSVGECYRCKTVIEPYLSLQWYVKVGPLAEEAIKAVQQGDTRIIPQQWEKTYFEWMFNLQDWCVSRQIWWGHRIPVWYCDACEELTVTREDATVCAHCGSTDIRQDTDVLDTWFSSALWPFSTMGWPEQTETLNKFYPTSCLVTGFDILFFWVARMMMMGHKFMGQVPFKDVYIHALVRDAQGQKMSKSKGNVIDPLHIVDEFGADAFRFTLTSFAAMGRDVKLSTDRIGGYRNFCNKLWNASRFTLMNLEGFDPSDIDLNAHELSDADRWILTRLEEASRQTNSALDDYKFNEAASTLYAFTWHNFCDWYIEMAKDDLYGDDPQAKLRVQSVLFTVLEQLLRLLHPIMPFITEEIWQVLPGQRPCASIMQADYPDGSGLPTDSVGAERMELVMDVIRAIRNIRGEMDVPPGKQVTALLDCKSEEACRILEEGAAAIRVLGKIGEMTIGQSLDRPEQSATQVAGEVEISLPLAGLVDIAEEEKRLQKEIAKVQKDVDLFTRKLANEKFVANAPAHVLEKDRGKLKDAEEKIGVLQESLGKIQALK